Part of the Longimicrobium sp. genome is shown below.
TGATCAGCTCGTAGCGGTCGATGATCCAGGTGAGCAGCACCCCGCCCGCCGTCCCCAGCAGCGACCCCACCACGCCGATCACCAGCCCCTGCATCACGAAGATGCGCAGGATGCGCCGCGCCGTCATCCCCATGCTCTTGAGGATGCCGATCTCGCGCGTCTTGTCCGTCACCACCATCACCAGCGTGGAGACGATGTTGAACGCCGCCACCACCACGATCAGCAGGAGGATGATGGTCATCGCCAGCTTCTCCAGCTTGAGCGCGGAGAAGAGGGCGCCGTTCATCGTCTTCCAGTCGTCCGTGCGGTACGGGACGCCCAGCGTGCGGGTGATGCGGAGGCCGACCTCCGTCGCCTCGTTAGGCTCGGGAACGCGCACCTCGATCCCGGTGACGGCGGTGCCCAGGTTCGCCAGCTCCTGCGCGGAGCGGATGTTGGTGTACATGAACTTGTTGTCGTACTCGTACATCCCCGTCTGGAACTTCCCAACCACCTCGAAATACTTGAGCTTCGGCATCAGGCCGCCCATGGGGCTCACCGAGCCGGCCTGAAAGGAGATGAGCGTGACGGTGTCGCCCTCCAGGATGTTGGCGCGCTCCGCCAGCCGCGCCCCCAGCACCAGCGGCGGCAGCCCCGTGCGCGTGGGCTTCGACAGCAGCCCGCCCTTGCGCAGCGAGTCGGTGATCGCCGTCACCGTGGC
Proteins encoded:
- a CDS encoding lipoprotein-releasing ABC transporter permease subunit is translated as MTRAKGRGGAGLEWFIGRRYLASRRGTRFLSLITLIAIGGVSVGVMALITVIAVMTGLQNDLRNKILGVNPHIWVMTYGEAMRMDEWPQVLARVRRVPDVVAAAPFVHTELGLRNRAGYSEAAILRGIDPGTTGATVTAITDSLRKGGLLSKPTRTGLPPLVLGARLAERANILEGDTVTLISFQAGSVSPMGGLMPKLKYFEVVGKFQTGMYEYDNKFMYTNIRSAQELANLGTAVTGIEVRVPEPNEATEVGLRITRTLGVPYRTDDWKTMNGALFSALKLEKLAMTIILLLIVVVAAFNIVSTLVMVVTDKTREIGILKSMGMTARRILRIFVMQGLVIGVVGSLLGTAGGVLLTWIIDRYELIKIPGDIYFVSSLPVAYDPADLVTIVASTILISFVATIYPALQAARLAPVEAIRHE